Proteins found in one Venturia canescens isolate UGA chromosome 8, ASM1945775v1, whole genome shotgun sequence genomic segment:
- the pths gene encoding probable ATP-dependent RNA helicase DDX47, whose protein sequence is MSESENEVVADEEQQENVTWKDLGVLDSLCTACEDLKWKSPTKIQREAIPLTLQGKDVIGLAETGSGKTAAFAIPILQSLLENPQRYFALILTPTRELAFQIAEQFEALGATIGVKCAVIVGGMDMMSQSLQLAKKPHILIATPGRLVDHLENTKGFNLRSLKYLVMDEADRILNMDFEVEVDKILRVIPRERRTLLFSATMTKKVQKLQRASLRNPVKVEVSTKYQTVEKLQQYYLFIPTKFKDVYLVHILNELAGNSFMIFCGTCNNTVRTALLLRHLGFMAVPLHGQMSQNKRLAALTKFKAKNRSILISTDVASRGLDIPHVDVVINFDIPTHSKDYIHRVGRTARAGRSGRSITFVTQYDVELYQRIEQLISKQLPLYKTEEDEVMLLQERVAEAQRMVKMEVKDIEDNKKSGKRKNRSKEGDEDDDTEQSSGVRKRVKGGGKFKGKGKRGR, encoded by the exons ATGTCCGAGAGCGAAAACGAAGTGGTAGCTGATGAAGAACAGCAGGAGAACGTTACTTGGAAAGATTTG GGCGTTCTAGATTCACTTTGCACCGCTTGTGAAGACTTAAAATGGAAATCACCAACAAAAATACAGCGGGAAGCTATTCCCCTAACTTTGCAAG GGAAGGACGTGATTGGTTTGGCGGAGACAGGTTCTGGTAAAACAGCAGCTTTTGCGATTCCTATATTGCAATCACTTTTGGAAAATCCCCAGAGATACTTTGCATTGATTCTTACACCAACGAGAGAATTGGCCTTCCAAATAGCAGAACAGTTTGAAGCTCTCG GTGCAACTATCGGAGTAAAATGCGCCGTAATTGTTGGAGGAATGGACATGATGTCACAGTCGCTACAATTAGCAAAAAAGCCCCACATTTTGATAGCAACACCTGGACGTTTGGTCGATCATTTAGAAAATACAAAGGGATTCAATCTTCGATCCCTCAAGTATCTTGTCATGGACGAAGCTGATCGAATTCTCAACATGGACTTTGAGGTCGAAGTCGACAAAATACTGCGTGTCATACCTCGCGAGAGAAGAACACTTTTGTTCTCAGCAACGATGACGAAGAAAGTACAAAAATTGCAACGAGCCTCTCTACGCAATCCTGTCAAAGTTGAAGTTTCTACAAAGTATCAAACcgttgaaaaacttcaacAGTATTATCTCTTCATTCCCACCAAATTCAAA GATGTCTATTTGGTGCATATTCTCAACGAATTGGCAGGCAAtagtttcatgattttttgtgGTACTTGTAACAATACAGTACGGACAGCATTGTTATTACGACATTTAGGATTCATGGCAGTGCCTCTTCATGGTCAAATGTCTCAGAACAAAAGATTGGCAGCTTTAACAAAGTTTAAAGCGAAGAATCGATCGATTCTCATATCCACCGACGTTGCTAGCAG GGGTCTTGACATTCCACACGTCGACGTTGTAATAAATTTCGACATACCGACTCACAGCAAAGATTACATTCATCGAGTGGGAAGAACAGCTCGTGCTGGGAGATCGGGACGATCAATTACGTTTGTTACGCAGTACGATGTTGAGCTTTATCAAAGAATCGAGCAACTCATATCGAAACAATTGCCCCTTTATAAAACCGAGGAAGATGAGGTAATGTTGCTCCAGGAGAGAGTCGCTGAAGCGCAACGAATGGTTAAGATG GAAGTAAAAGACATCGAGGACAATAAGAAATCGGGTAAGCGAAAAAATCGCTCAAAAGAGGGTGACGAGGACGATGACACGGAGCAATCTTCGGGGGTGAGAAAACGTGTAAAGGGAGGAGGTAAATTCAAGGGGAAAGGTAAAAGAGGCAGATAA
- the LOC122414536 gene encoding uncharacterized protein isoform X2 translates to MVVQVLRTIAVGKIGKSTTRHVQGSLPKMNSENVRGRISESNSEKMRDAVLQKRSDNVAATKTKPTLEIYRPPGGRSDGITTNPQLNVHAKEFMMKHNDLHSSKSHMNSTDRSYYLEHSKSSRNIHRYLYAQQQQLQHSMQQPISHHSIRDSGIRQPHALNTSASSGNILHGSGRVHFSVEQNDVSRLNPNGAKPGKLTKSLSFVSSYGLKRSKSLTSNDVLAAKAKNISEAAELGRFPAVVQDTLIKAIDDPNLLNARTLMELVRHILERIIENRRYAESAAKICITIIEKEVKETFLESLLNTCQEWYQDHSRSLHDASACHRFAAFMTFLNEMYCQLKRRQLQLKTQHEGVPPGRVLLTLLWKCCHDCLQPPFVNSLPETDCLFFILTCIGKDLDTELPIQLQQLLGSVRDAFLAEDTSIPAVRKTLLQLIELHAANWQLPAAAVAYYYPGAK, encoded by the exons atggtGGTTCAAG TTCTCCGTACAATTGCAGTtggaaaaataggaaaaagcaCGACGCGACACGTTCAGGGGAGTTTGCCGAAAATGAATTCGGAGAATGTACGAGGGAGAATATCGGAGAGCAATTCTGAAAag atgAGGGATGCCGTTTTGCAGAAACGGAGCGACAACGTAGCGGCTACAAAAACGAAACCTACCCTCGAAATTTACCGACCGCCAG GTGGCAGATCCGACGGAATCACGACCAATCCACAGTTGAACGTTCACGCCAAAGAATTTATGATGAAACACAACGATCTCCACTCTTCAAA GTCTCACATGAATTCCACCGATAGATCGTATTACCTTGAACACAGCAAATCAAGCAGAAATATTCATCGATACTTGTACGCCCAGCAACAGCAGCTTCAGCATTCGATGCAGCAACCAATTTCCCATCATTCTATCCGAGACTCGGGAATTCGGCAACCGCATGCTTTAAACACTTCGGCTTCCAGCGGCAATATTTTGCAC GGATCCGGACGCGTGCATTTTAGCGTGGAGCAAAACGACGTATCGCGATTAAACCCGAATGGAGCGAAGCCGGGAAAGCTCACGAAATCGTTGTCCTTCGTGTCATCGTACGGTCTGAAGCGTTCGAAGAGCCTGACGTCGAACGACGTTCTCGCTGCGAAGGCCAAGAACATATCCGAAGCCGCGGAACTCGGTAGATTCCCCGCGGTCGTACAGGACACTCTAATTAAGGCGATAGATG ATCCGAATCTTCTCAATGCTCGAACCTTAATGGAGCTGGTGAGGCACATCCTGGAAAGAATCATCGAAAACCGTCGTTACGCCGAGTCGGCTGCCAAAATTTGCATAACAATTATAGAA AAAGAAGTCAAGGAAACGTTTCTCGAGTCCCTGCTCAACACGTGTCAGGAATGGTACCAGGACCACAGCAGATCGCTCCACGACGCGTCGGCGTGTCACCGTTTTGCAGCTTTTATGACATTCCTCAACGAAATGTATTGTCAG ctCAAACGTCGTCAACTGCAATTGAAAACCCAGCACGAGGGCGTCCCTCCGGGTCGGGTCCTTTTGACACTGCTCTGGAAATGTTGCCACGATTGTCTCCAGCCACCGTTCGTAAATTCGCTCCCAGAAACGGACTGTTTGTTTTTCATACTGACCTGCATCGGCAAGGATTTGGACACGGAGTTGCCGATTCAATTGCAGCAGCTTTTGGGCAGCGTGCGGGACGCTTTTCTCGCGGAGGACACTTCGATCCCGGCTGTTCGTAAGACCCTGCTCCAGCTGATCGAGCTCCACGCCGCGAATTGGCAGCTTCCGGCAGCTGCTGTCGCCTATTATTATCCGGGAGCTAAATGA
- the LOC122414536 gene encoding uncharacterized protein isoform X1 gives MVVQVLRTIAVGKIGKSTTRHVQGSLPKMNSENVRGRISESNSEKMRDAVLQKRSDNVAATKTKPTLEIYRPPAIAGGRSDGITTNPQLNVHAKEFMMKHNDLHSSKSHMNSTDRSYYLEHSKSSRNIHRYLYAQQQQLQHSMQQPISHHSIRDSGIRQPHALNTSASSGNILHGSGRVHFSVEQNDVSRLNPNGAKPGKLTKSLSFVSSYGLKRSKSLTSNDVLAAKAKNISEAAELGRFPAVVQDTLIKAIDDPNLLNARTLMELVRHILERIIENRRYAESAAKICITIIEKEVKETFLESLLNTCQEWYQDHSRSLHDASACHRFAAFMTFLNEMYCQLKRRQLQLKTQHEGVPPGRVLLTLLWKCCHDCLQPPFVNSLPETDCLFFILTCIGKDLDTELPIQLQQLLGSVRDAFLAEDTSIPAVRKTLLQLIELHAANWQLPAAAVAYYYPGAK, from the exons atggtGGTTCAAG TTCTCCGTACAATTGCAGTtggaaaaataggaaaaagcaCGACGCGACACGTTCAGGGGAGTTTGCCGAAAATGAATTCGGAGAATGTACGAGGGAGAATATCGGAGAGCAATTCTGAAAag atgAGGGATGCCGTTTTGCAGAAACGGAGCGACAACGTAGCGGCTACAAAAACGAAACCTACCCTCGAAATTTACCGACCGCCAG CAATTGCAGGTGGCAGATCCGACGGAATCACGACCAATCCACAGTTGAACGTTCACGCCAAAGAATTTATGATGAAACACAACGATCTCCACTCTTCAAA GTCTCACATGAATTCCACCGATAGATCGTATTACCTTGAACACAGCAAATCAAGCAGAAATATTCATCGATACTTGTACGCCCAGCAACAGCAGCTTCAGCATTCGATGCAGCAACCAATTTCCCATCATTCTATCCGAGACTCGGGAATTCGGCAACCGCATGCTTTAAACACTTCGGCTTCCAGCGGCAATATTTTGCAC GGATCCGGACGCGTGCATTTTAGCGTGGAGCAAAACGACGTATCGCGATTAAACCCGAATGGAGCGAAGCCGGGAAAGCTCACGAAATCGTTGTCCTTCGTGTCATCGTACGGTCTGAAGCGTTCGAAGAGCCTGACGTCGAACGACGTTCTCGCTGCGAAGGCCAAGAACATATCCGAAGCCGCGGAACTCGGTAGATTCCCCGCGGTCGTACAGGACACTCTAATTAAGGCGATAGATG ATCCGAATCTTCTCAATGCTCGAACCTTAATGGAGCTGGTGAGGCACATCCTGGAAAGAATCATCGAAAACCGTCGTTACGCCGAGTCGGCTGCCAAAATTTGCATAACAATTATAGAA AAAGAAGTCAAGGAAACGTTTCTCGAGTCCCTGCTCAACACGTGTCAGGAATGGTACCAGGACCACAGCAGATCGCTCCACGACGCGTCGGCGTGTCACCGTTTTGCAGCTTTTATGACATTCCTCAACGAAATGTATTGTCAG ctCAAACGTCGTCAACTGCAATTGAAAACCCAGCACGAGGGCGTCCCTCCGGGTCGGGTCCTTTTGACACTGCTCTGGAAATGTTGCCACGATTGTCTCCAGCCACCGTTCGTAAATTCGCTCCCAGAAACGGACTGTTTGTTTTTCATACTGACCTGCATCGGCAAGGATTTGGACACGGAGTTGCCGATTCAATTGCAGCAGCTTTTGGGCAGCGTGCGGGACGCTTTTCTCGCGGAGGACACTTCGATCCCGGCTGTTCGTAAGACCCTGCTCCAGCTGATCGAGCTCCACGCCGCGAATTGGCAGCTTCCGGCAGCTGCTGTCGCCTATTATTATCCGGGAGCTAAATGA
- the LOC122414536 gene encoding uncharacterized protein isoform X3 — translation MVVQVGKIGKSTTRHVQGSLPKMNSENVRGRISESNSEKMRDAVLQKRSDNVAATKTKPTLEIYRPPAIAGGRSDGITTNPQLNVHAKEFMMKHNDLHSSKSHMNSTDRSYYLEHSKSSRNIHRYLYAQQQQLQHSMQQPISHHSIRDSGIRQPHALNTSASSGNILHGSGRVHFSVEQNDVSRLNPNGAKPGKLTKSLSFVSSYGLKRSKSLTSNDVLAAKAKNISEAAELGRFPAVVQDTLIKAIDDPNLLNARTLMELVRHILERIIENRRYAESAAKICITIIEKEVKETFLESLLNTCQEWYQDHSRSLHDASACHRFAAFMTFLNEMYCQLKRRQLQLKTQHEGVPPGRVLLTLLWKCCHDCLQPPFVNSLPETDCLFFILTCIGKDLDTELPIQLQQLLGSVRDAFLAEDTSIPAVRKTLLQLIELHAANWQLPAAAVAYYYPGAK, via the exons atggtGGTTCAAG TtggaaaaataggaaaaagcaCGACGCGACACGTTCAGGGGAGTTTGCCGAAAATGAATTCGGAGAATGTACGAGGGAGAATATCGGAGAGCAATTCTGAAAag atgAGGGATGCCGTTTTGCAGAAACGGAGCGACAACGTAGCGGCTACAAAAACGAAACCTACCCTCGAAATTTACCGACCGCCAG CAATTGCAGGTGGCAGATCCGACGGAATCACGACCAATCCACAGTTGAACGTTCACGCCAAAGAATTTATGATGAAACACAACGATCTCCACTCTTCAAA GTCTCACATGAATTCCACCGATAGATCGTATTACCTTGAACACAGCAAATCAAGCAGAAATATTCATCGATACTTGTACGCCCAGCAACAGCAGCTTCAGCATTCGATGCAGCAACCAATTTCCCATCATTCTATCCGAGACTCGGGAATTCGGCAACCGCATGCTTTAAACACTTCGGCTTCCAGCGGCAATATTTTGCAC GGATCCGGACGCGTGCATTTTAGCGTGGAGCAAAACGACGTATCGCGATTAAACCCGAATGGAGCGAAGCCGGGAAAGCTCACGAAATCGTTGTCCTTCGTGTCATCGTACGGTCTGAAGCGTTCGAAGAGCCTGACGTCGAACGACGTTCTCGCTGCGAAGGCCAAGAACATATCCGAAGCCGCGGAACTCGGTAGATTCCCCGCGGTCGTACAGGACACTCTAATTAAGGCGATAGATG ATCCGAATCTTCTCAATGCTCGAACCTTAATGGAGCTGGTGAGGCACATCCTGGAAAGAATCATCGAAAACCGTCGTTACGCCGAGTCGGCTGCCAAAATTTGCATAACAATTATAGAA AAAGAAGTCAAGGAAACGTTTCTCGAGTCCCTGCTCAACACGTGTCAGGAATGGTACCAGGACCACAGCAGATCGCTCCACGACGCGTCGGCGTGTCACCGTTTTGCAGCTTTTATGACATTCCTCAACGAAATGTATTGTCAG ctCAAACGTCGTCAACTGCAATTGAAAACCCAGCACGAGGGCGTCCCTCCGGGTCGGGTCCTTTTGACACTGCTCTGGAAATGTTGCCACGATTGTCTCCAGCCACCGTTCGTAAATTCGCTCCCAGAAACGGACTGTTTGTTTTTCATACTGACCTGCATCGGCAAGGATTTGGACACGGAGTTGCCGATTCAATTGCAGCAGCTTTTGGGCAGCGTGCGGGACGCTTTTCTCGCGGAGGACACTTCGATCCCGGCTGTTCGTAAGACCCTGCTCCAGCTGATCGAGCTCCACGCCGCGAATTGGCAGCTTCCGGCAGCTGCTGTCGCCTATTATTATCCGGGAGCTAAATGA
- the LOC122414536 gene encoding MIF4G domain-containing protein A isoform X4 — MRDAVLQKRSDNVAATKTKPTLEIYRPPAIAGGRSDGITTNPQLNVHAKEFMMKHNDLHSSKSHMNSTDRSYYLEHSKSSRNIHRYLYAQQQQLQHSMQQPISHHSIRDSGIRQPHALNTSASSGNILHGSGRVHFSVEQNDVSRLNPNGAKPGKLTKSLSFVSSYGLKRSKSLTSNDVLAAKAKNISEAAELGRFPAVVQDTLIKAIDDPNLLNARTLMELVRHILERIIENRRYAESAAKICITIIEKEVKETFLESLLNTCQEWYQDHSRSLHDASACHRFAAFMTFLNEMYCQLKRRQLQLKTQHEGVPPGRVLLTLLWKCCHDCLQPPFVNSLPETDCLFFILTCIGKDLDTELPIQLQQLLGSVRDAFLAEDTSIPAVRKTLLQLIELHAANWQLPAAAVAYYYPGAK, encoded by the exons atgAGGGATGCCGTTTTGCAGAAACGGAGCGACAACGTAGCGGCTACAAAAACGAAACCTACCCTCGAAATTTACCGACCGCCAG CAATTGCAGGTGGCAGATCCGACGGAATCACGACCAATCCACAGTTGAACGTTCACGCCAAAGAATTTATGATGAAACACAACGATCTCCACTCTTCAAA GTCTCACATGAATTCCACCGATAGATCGTATTACCTTGAACACAGCAAATCAAGCAGAAATATTCATCGATACTTGTACGCCCAGCAACAGCAGCTTCAGCATTCGATGCAGCAACCAATTTCCCATCATTCTATCCGAGACTCGGGAATTCGGCAACCGCATGCTTTAAACACTTCGGCTTCCAGCGGCAATATTTTGCAC GGATCCGGACGCGTGCATTTTAGCGTGGAGCAAAACGACGTATCGCGATTAAACCCGAATGGAGCGAAGCCGGGAAAGCTCACGAAATCGTTGTCCTTCGTGTCATCGTACGGTCTGAAGCGTTCGAAGAGCCTGACGTCGAACGACGTTCTCGCTGCGAAGGCCAAGAACATATCCGAAGCCGCGGAACTCGGTAGATTCCCCGCGGTCGTACAGGACACTCTAATTAAGGCGATAGATG ATCCGAATCTTCTCAATGCTCGAACCTTAATGGAGCTGGTGAGGCACATCCTGGAAAGAATCATCGAAAACCGTCGTTACGCCGAGTCGGCTGCCAAAATTTGCATAACAATTATAGAA AAAGAAGTCAAGGAAACGTTTCTCGAGTCCCTGCTCAACACGTGTCAGGAATGGTACCAGGACCACAGCAGATCGCTCCACGACGCGTCGGCGTGTCACCGTTTTGCAGCTTTTATGACATTCCTCAACGAAATGTATTGTCAG ctCAAACGTCGTCAACTGCAATTGAAAACCCAGCACGAGGGCGTCCCTCCGGGTCGGGTCCTTTTGACACTGCTCTGGAAATGTTGCCACGATTGTCTCCAGCCACCGTTCGTAAATTCGCTCCCAGAAACGGACTGTTTGTTTTTCATACTGACCTGCATCGGCAAGGATTTGGACACGGAGTTGCCGATTCAATTGCAGCAGCTTTTGGGCAGCGTGCGGGACGCTTTTCTCGCGGAGGACACTTCGATCCCGGCTGTTCGTAAGACCCTGCTCCAGCTGATCGAGCTCCACGCCGCGAATTGGCAGCTTCCGGCAGCTGCTGTCGCCTATTATTATCCGGGAGCTAAATGA
- the LOC122414536 gene encoding MIF4G domain-containing protein A isoform X5: MRDAVLQKRSDNVAATKTKPTLEIYRPPGGRSDGITTNPQLNVHAKEFMMKHNDLHSSKSHMNSTDRSYYLEHSKSSRNIHRYLYAQQQQLQHSMQQPISHHSIRDSGIRQPHALNTSASSGNILHGSGRVHFSVEQNDVSRLNPNGAKPGKLTKSLSFVSSYGLKRSKSLTSNDVLAAKAKNISEAAELGRFPAVVQDTLIKAIDDPNLLNARTLMELVRHILERIIENRRYAESAAKICITIIEKEVKETFLESLLNTCQEWYQDHSRSLHDASACHRFAAFMTFLNEMYCQLKRRQLQLKTQHEGVPPGRVLLTLLWKCCHDCLQPPFVNSLPETDCLFFILTCIGKDLDTELPIQLQQLLGSVRDAFLAEDTSIPAVRKTLLQLIELHAANWQLPAAAVAYYYPGAK, translated from the exons atgAGGGATGCCGTTTTGCAGAAACGGAGCGACAACGTAGCGGCTACAAAAACGAAACCTACCCTCGAAATTTACCGACCGCCAG GTGGCAGATCCGACGGAATCACGACCAATCCACAGTTGAACGTTCACGCCAAAGAATTTATGATGAAACACAACGATCTCCACTCTTCAAA GTCTCACATGAATTCCACCGATAGATCGTATTACCTTGAACACAGCAAATCAAGCAGAAATATTCATCGATACTTGTACGCCCAGCAACAGCAGCTTCAGCATTCGATGCAGCAACCAATTTCCCATCATTCTATCCGAGACTCGGGAATTCGGCAACCGCATGCTTTAAACACTTCGGCTTCCAGCGGCAATATTTTGCAC GGATCCGGACGCGTGCATTTTAGCGTGGAGCAAAACGACGTATCGCGATTAAACCCGAATGGAGCGAAGCCGGGAAAGCTCACGAAATCGTTGTCCTTCGTGTCATCGTACGGTCTGAAGCGTTCGAAGAGCCTGACGTCGAACGACGTTCTCGCTGCGAAGGCCAAGAACATATCCGAAGCCGCGGAACTCGGTAGATTCCCCGCGGTCGTACAGGACACTCTAATTAAGGCGATAGATG ATCCGAATCTTCTCAATGCTCGAACCTTAATGGAGCTGGTGAGGCACATCCTGGAAAGAATCATCGAAAACCGTCGTTACGCCGAGTCGGCTGCCAAAATTTGCATAACAATTATAGAA AAAGAAGTCAAGGAAACGTTTCTCGAGTCCCTGCTCAACACGTGTCAGGAATGGTACCAGGACCACAGCAGATCGCTCCACGACGCGTCGGCGTGTCACCGTTTTGCAGCTTTTATGACATTCCTCAACGAAATGTATTGTCAG ctCAAACGTCGTCAACTGCAATTGAAAACCCAGCACGAGGGCGTCCCTCCGGGTCGGGTCCTTTTGACACTGCTCTGGAAATGTTGCCACGATTGTCTCCAGCCACCGTTCGTAAATTCGCTCCCAGAAACGGACTGTTTGTTTTTCATACTGACCTGCATCGGCAAGGATTTGGACACGGAGTTGCCGATTCAATTGCAGCAGCTTTTGGGCAGCGTGCGGGACGCTTTTCTCGCGGAGGACACTTCGATCCCGGCTGTTCGTAAGACCCTGCTCCAGCTGATCGAGCTCCACGCCGCGAATTGGCAGCTTCCGGCAGCTGCTGTCGCCTATTATTATCCGGGAGCTAAATGA